One window of Mangrovibacterium diazotrophicum genomic DNA carries:
- a CDS encoding YdeI/OmpD-associated family protein, producing MHEITTIYFTDRADWRKWLEANFETADDIWLEYPLKKTGRKRILYNDAVEEALCFGWIDTTIKSLDEETAIQRFCKRRKNSSFSQPNLERLKWLFENKLIHDSIRDDVSKRVQQEFVFPEDIIAQLKSKKAVWENYQNFSEPYKRIRIAYIDSARKRPEEFEKRLNNFIAKTRENKPIKGFGGIEKYY from the coding sequence ATGCATGAAATAACAACGATCTATTTTACCGACCGGGCAGACTGGAGAAAATGGCTCGAAGCCAATTTTGAGACCGCTGATGATATCTGGTTGGAATACCCTTTAAAGAAGACGGGCAGAAAACGGATCTTGTACAACGATGCCGTTGAAGAAGCCTTGTGCTTTGGCTGGATTGACACGACGATAAAGTCGCTCGACGAAGAGACCGCTATTCAACGTTTTTGCAAACGACGCAAGAACTCATCGTTCTCGCAACCGAACCTGGAGCGCTTAAAATGGCTGTTTGAAAACAAGCTGATTCACGACTCCATTCGGGATGATGTTTCAAAACGAGTTCAACAAGAATTCGTTTTTCCCGAAGACATCATCGCGCAGTTAAAATCGAAGAAAGCCGTTTGGGAAAACTATCAAAACTTTTCGGAACCCTATAAACGAATTCGGATTGCCTACATTGACAGTGCCCGGAAAAGACCGGAAGAATTTGAAAAGCGGCTAAACAACTTTATCGCCAAAACCCGGGAAAATAAACCGATTAAAGGATTTGGAGGGATTGAAAAATACTATTGA